Below is a window of Mesomycoplasma bovoculi M165/69 DNA.
ACAACTTTTTATTTTATTTACTTCTAATTTAGGTTTTTGTGGTTCATTTAACAATCTAATTATCAAAAATTTTCAAACTCACTACAAACCAGGCGATGATATTATAATTTTTGGAAAACGTGGGGTTGTAGCACTGCAAAAATTTAGTCAAAATTTTTTAAAAGTCTATGAAAACATAGAAGAAAATAATTTTGAAGAAACTCTTAATGAGTTTTCAGAATTAATAATTAGTCATATTTTAAATAAAACTTATTCAAGAATTAATGTTTGTTATAATAAGTTTGTAAATATTATTACTTCTGTTCCTTCAATGCACCAAATTTTTCCTTTTAAAAAAGTAGAAAAAGAAATTAGCAATAATTTTATAGACTTTGAGCCATCCTCTGAAGAAATTTTGAATAGGTTAATTCCATTTTATACAAAGGCAACAATTCATAAATTATTTTTAGAATCAAAATTAGTTGAAATTTCTTCTAGAAGAGTTGCAATGGAAAATGCAAGTGATAATGCAACTGAAATTATTGAAAAACTTGATCTTCAAATAAATTCAAGTCGCCAAACCATTATTACTCAAGAAATTATTGAAATTATAGGTGCAAACTTAGAACATTAAAGGAGTTTTATGAAAAAAAATAACATTGGAACAATTATTCAAATTTTAGGTCCGGTTATTGACGTAGAATTTGAAGAAAACCATATGCCACCAATTTTGTCAGCTTTGGAAATTTTGCCAACAGAAGACAATCCACATAAAGTCGTTTTAGAAGTAGCTCAACATATTGGTGATGGTGTTGTTAGAACTATTGCGATGAGTATGACCTATAATCTTTCAAAAGGTATGGATGTTTTAGACACAGGAACTCAAATTCAAGTTCCTGTTGGAAAACAAGTTTTATCAAGAATGTTTAATGTTCTTGGTCAACCTATTGACGAAGGTGAAGATACTAAATTTGAACTAAAACACCCTATTCACGCGGCACCACCGAGTTATTTAGACCAAAAAACCACAAGTGATATTTTGGTGACAGGGATTAAAGTCGTTGACTTATTAATTCCTTTTGTTAAAGGTGGAAAAATTGGATTATTCGGTGGTGCAGGAGTTGGTAAAACTGTTTTAGTTCAAGAACTAATTAACAATATTGCAACTCAACATGGTGGATTGTCTGTATTTGCCGGAGTTGGTGAGCGTAGTCGTGAAGGAAATGACCTTTATTTTGAAATGAAAGCGGCTGGTGTTTTAGATAAAACAGCATTAGTGTTTGGTCAAATGAACGAACCTCCTGGAGCTAGAATGCGTGTTGCTTTTTCAGCCTTAACTATGGCTGAATACTTCCGTGATGCACAAAATCAAGATGTTTTACTCTTTATTGATAATATTTTCCGTTTCACACAAGCAGGTTCTGAGGTTTCCACCTTATTAGGTCGTATTCCATCAACTGTTGGATATCAACCAACCTTAGCAACTGAAATGGGGCAATTGCAAGAAAGAATTGCATCAACACGTGCAGGTTCTATTACCTCAGTTCAAGCTGTTTATGTACCAGCTGATGACTTAACCGATCCAGCGCCAGCAACAACATTTTCTCACTTAGATGCTAAAACTGTTTTGGATAGAAATATTGCTGCATTAGGAATTTATCCTGCTGTTGATCCATTAGCTAGTTCATCTAGAATTTTAGAACCATCAATTGTTGGTCAGAAACACTACAATGTTGCTCGTCAAGTTATTGAAACATTGCAAAGATTTAAAGAATTGCAAGATATTATTGCAATTCTTGGGGTTGATGAGTTGAGTGAAAAAGATAAAAAAGTTGTTGCTCGTGCTCGTCGTATCCGTAATTTCCTATCTCAACCATTTTTTGTTGCTGAAAAATTCTCAGGAATTGCTGGGAAATTTATTAAACTAGAAGATACAATTAGGTCTTTTGAAGCATTGCTTTCAGGTAAATATGACAATATGCCTGAAGAAGCCTTTTTATACATAGGTTCTATTGAAGAAGCTTTTGAAAAAGCTAAAAAAATGGGTTGAAATGAAACCGATTAAAATTAAAATTTTTGATCACAATGGAATTTTTTATAATCAAGAAAATTCCATTGTAACACTTAAAACTCCAAATGGATATCGGGGAATTCAACAAGGGGCACTTCCAGTTATTTCTACTTTAGTTCCATCTTTGCTTTACATAGGTGGGCAAAATGATGTTGATAGAAAAGTTTTTGAAATCAGTGATGGAGTTTTGTATGCTGATGCAAATGAAGTCCAAATTTTTGTTTCTAATATTAAAGTTGTAACAACATCAAAAGCAATGTTTGAACAATAAAATGAAGACAAAACAAACAAAAATCAGCAAGAATAAGACAAAACCAAAATTTAGAAAACCAAATTTTAAAGTAGTAAATTTTGAAGATAGAAATCAAAAAAAAACCTATAAAAATAAAGGTATAAAAGAAAGAAATGAAACTTTTGAAACAAAAAGTTTCATTTCTTGTGTTGAATCATTTACAGGTGGAGGTTTTGCAGCAAAAATTGTTTCAAAACCAGGCGCATCTCGTTTTTTTGCTGGCGGTCTAGTTACTTATCAAAATGAAATTAAAACCAAATTAGGCGTTGATATTTCAAATGGAGTTATTAATCGCGAAACTGCATTAGCAATGGCAAAAGCGGGAAATGAATTTTTTAATAGCAAATATTGTTTTTCTTTTACAGGCAATGCTGGTCCAAAAGTTTTAGATGAAAAACCAGTGGGTGAAGTTTATATTGCATTAAATAAAAAAGTTTGAAAGCTCAATTTGGGTGGTTCAAGAACCAACATTATTAAAAAAGCAATTGAATTTGCTTACAAACAATTGCAATTAATTCAAAAGAAAGAAAAACAAAATACTAGTTTTTATACTTTAAAAACAAACAAAAACAACAAAAAACCTTTATAATTATATAAATAAAAAAAGGATATAAATCATATGCTAAAACGTGAAATTTTACCTAAAACAGCTGAATTAAAAATTACTGTTGAAGCTGGCAAGGATTTGTGACAAAAATCTATTAGCAAAGCATTTGAAAAAAAAGCTGCTAATATTCAAATTAAAGGATTTCGAAAAGGGAAAGTTCCGCTTGAAAAAGCTAAACAATACATTGAATTAGGTTCTGTAATTGAGCTTGCTACAAGAGAAGCCTTACCAACACTTTTAAAAGAAGCTTCAAGTAATATTATGGATGATGACCATGTTATTGATTTTGAACCATTTGTTCAAGTGATTGAATCGACAGCTGAAACATTAAAAATTAACTTTTTATTTCCAATTTATCCAGAAATTAAATTATCAGATTACAAAAACTTAGAAACTAGATTTGAAAGTCCGGTTGTAACAAAAGAAGATGTAAAAGGGCAGATTGATCGCCTTTTAGCTGCTAGAGGAAAACATATTGATGTTGATCGTGCTATTAAAAATGGTGATTTAATTAATTTCAACTTTAAAGGTTTTATTGATAACAAACCTTTTGAAGGTGGAGAAGCTGAAGATTTTGATTTAAAAATTGGGTCAAAAAGCTTTATCGAAGGTTTTGAAGACCAATTAATAGGACTTAAAAAAGGTGAGTCAAAAAGCATTGATGTTGTGTTTCCAGCAGACTATCATATTCCTGCTTATGCTTCACAACCTGCAGTTTTTAAAGTAAAAATTAACAATGTTAAAGAAAACCAACCAGCAAAATTAACTAATGATTTTGTTGCTGAATTAAAAATTGACAATGTGACCACTATTTCACAACTAGAGTCATATTTAGAAGATCTTACTAAAAGAGAAAAAATGGAAATAGCTCGTAGTACTTTCCAAAAAAATGCTTTTGCAGAAATTCTTAAATCAGTTGAAATTCCTATTTCTAACAAATTGCTAGATCGTGAAATGTCTAGAATTTATGATAGTTTCAATGAAACACTCAAAAGTCAAGGGTTTACAATTGATGAGTACTTAAAAATCACTAAATTTACAAATAAAGATATTTTTGAGCAAGTTAATCAACAAGCAACTTTGAGTCTTCAAACTTCTTTTGTTTTTGCTGAAATTGCAAAACGAGAATCTCTTGCAGTTCTAGATAAAGAATTAGATGAAGAATTGCAACGTTTTGGTTTAATCACTGGGAAAGAAGCTGATGAATTAAAAACAAATCCAACTGCACTTCAACATTTACAAATGAATATTACAAATCGTAAAGTTTTAGATAAATTAATTGAGTGAAATAGTAATTCTTCTTCAAAATCCAAAGACAAAAAAGTTATTAAAGAAACATTTAATAAAAAAGACGAAAAAGAGACAATTAAAACAAAAAGTTCAATCAAATCCAAAAAATAATAAAAGAAAGAATTGTATATAATATCAAATGTATAATATATCAAAAGAAAAATTTTTCAAAAAACCTGCATCTAAATTATCAATATTTTTAATTACAATTATTTCTTATATTTTAGGAAGTATTATTGTATTGGCTGTTATTTTTGGTGGTGGTTTTTATGTTGTAAAGTCACAATTACCAACTTTAACTTCAACTATTCAGTCTGTTGAAAAAGTTGTTGATTCAATTAGTAAAATTAATCCAGATGATATTCAAAAATTATCTAAAGTTTCTGGTAATATTGATAAGTTATCTAATGATATTAAAGAGATTAAAGATAAATTAGACAAACTAACTTCTTCAAAATCAGAAAATCAAGATCAAACTCAACAAGAACAATCTGAAACTGCAAGTTAGGCAAGTAATAATTTAAATAAAATTAAATTTATTTCAATAAATATTTTGCACAAATAAACAATTCGTTTAAAAAGTACCTTTTTGGTACTTTTTTTAAATTGAATCAAAATCACACAATTAATGTATTAATTACTAAACAAATAATGAATTTATAATATGCATTATTTGTATTAGTTGTTTTATTTATTAAAAATACAGGTATAAAATAAGCAAATTATAGGAAAAATGGCCTTTTTTTGGTAAAATTTATTATTTCTAATTAATATAAATCAGGACTATCACAAAGGAAAATTATGGCTTTTTTTGAAGATGATAAAAAAAAAGATTTTGACTTTATTGAAGATGAGGAAGTCAAAGTAGTTTTTAATGAAAATTCAGAAATTACTGAAGAAAATCCTGAAGAAGAGAATATACTTCAAGATAAAGACGACTATATTATTTCTAATCAACTAATTGAGAAAGAAACAGATAACATCATTCCTAGAGTAATTGAAGAAGAAATGCGTAATTCCTTTTTGGATTATTCAATGTCTGTTATTATATCTCGTGCTTTACCAGATGTGCGAGACGGACTAAAACCAGTTCACCGTCGGATTTTATATACAATGAGTGACCTTGGGATCACTCACAATAGTGCCTATAAAAAATCTGCTCGTATTGTTGGGGATGTTCTTGGTAAATATCACCCACATGGTGATTCATCAGTTTATGATTCTATGGTTCGTATGGCTCAACCTTTTTCATTGCGTTATCCTTTAGTTGATGGACATGGAAATTTTGGTTCTTTAGATGGTGATGAAGCGGCTGCAATGCGTTATACAGAAGCAAGAATGTCAAAAATTGCTTCTTTAATGGTTGACAACATCAAAAAAAACACAGTAGATTTTGCCGATAACTATGATGGAAGTGAACAAGAACCAGTTGTTTTGCCAGCTAGATTTCCAAACTTGCTAGTTTCTGGTGTGACTGGAATTGCTGTTGGTATGGCAACTAAAATTCCACCACATAATCTTTCTGAAGTTATTGAAACCTTTATTTTACTTGCCAAAAACAATGATATTAGTGATGAAGATTTAGCTAGAAGTTTGCCAGGACCTGACTTTCCAACAGGTGCTGATATTTTTGGGCAAAGTGGAATTATGCAAGCTTACTTGACTGGGCGTGGTAGTTTTACTATTCGTTCTAAAGCTGAAATTGAGAGATTTAGTTCAGGTAAGTCTAGAATTATTTTTTATGAAATTCCTTATGAAGTTAAAAAACCAACAATTATTGAAAAAGTTGCACAATTAGTTCATGAAAAAAGAATTAATGGAATTAAAGATGTTCGGGATGAAACCAATCGTCAAGGAATTCGTGTTGTTTTTGAAATCAAAAAAGGTTTTGATCCAGAAATTATTTTAAACCAACTTTATAAAGACACAGATTTACAAGTGAGTTATAGTATGAATATGCTAGCCCTTGTAAAAGGTCAACCTAAATTGTTAAATCTTAAACAAATTTTATGAGAATATTTCTTACATCAAAAAGAGATTACAACTCGAGCATTGCAATTTGATTTAAAAAATGCTTTAGAAAAGCAAAATATTTTGCTTGGAGTTAAAATTGCTGTTGAAAACATCGATGAAGTTGTTAAAATCATTAAATCTAGTAAATCAGATGCTGATGCTCAACAAAAACTTGCAGAGCGTTTTGATTTAAATTCCATTCAAACTAAAGCTATTGTTGATATGCGTTTAGGACGTTTAACTTCATTAGCAGTTGAAAAATTATTAGTTGAATTACAACAAATTGCAGAGCAAATTGATTACATTAATTCAATTTTGGCTTCAGAAGAAAAATTAGTTGATTTAATTGTTGAGCAACATCGCGAAGTTGCCAAAAACTTTAGTGACAAACGCCGTTCACAAATTAGCGGTGAACTCAGTGTTATTGTTGATGAAGATTTAATAACTCGTCAAGATGTTATTATTTGTTTAACTCAAAACAACTATGTTAAGCGAATTAACTTAGATGAATATCGAACACAAAATCGTGGCGGCAAAGGAAGTTCAACATCATCATTGTATAAAGATGATGAACTTAAAGGTATTTGGTTTGCCAATACTCACACAGATCTGTTAATCATTACATCAAAAGCTAGAATCTTTAAATTAAGAACTCATATGGTTCCAGACTCTTCACGTAATGCTAAAGGAACTCCTTTTATTAACTTATTACCATTAGAAAAAGATGAGTCAGTAACATCACTTCTAATTTGAAATCAAGACTATAATTCACATTTTTTAATCACAATTTCAGCCAAAGGTATTATTAAAAAAACTCGTTTAAGCGAATATGAAAATATCAATAAAAATGGAAAATATGCTCTCAAATTAAATGAGGATGACTCATTAGTTAAGGCATTAATTGCTAGTGATGATAGTCAAATTATTATTGGTAGCTCATCAGGAAGAGCCAATCGATTTGACTTATCAACTGTGCGAGCTAGTGGCCGTGTTGCAATTGGAATTAAAGGTATTAAATTAGATGCAAGTGAACATGTTGTTGGTGCATGTCATAGTCAAACAGGTAGTTTTGTCTTTACTGTAGGAGATTTAGGTTATGGAAAAATGACTTCAGTTGATGAATATAGATTGACAAGTCGTAATAGCAAGGGTGTACTTGCCTTAAATTCCGAAAAAGCTGGAAAGCTTTGCTTTATTGGTACAGTTAATGGCGATGAGCAAGCTATGATTTTAACCAAAAAAGGCATTGCAATCCGTATTGATTTAGAAACAATTTCAACTAGTAGTCGTGTAACTAAGGGTGTAAAAATTATAGACATTAAAAAGGGAGATCAAATTCAATCAGTTACAATTATTTCTAAGATTGAGTAATTAAGTAATATTATAAAAGGTCATAAATAGAATAACATGAATATTTTAGAAAATCAAAATATAGCTGTATCAAGTTTTGATATAAAAGGCAAACGAGATAATTCGTACTTTTTAGCAACGTTATATATTATTTATGATAAGAATAGTTTACAAATTGAATATTTTTATTATGAAGTAAAAAAAGCCCAAATGATATTATCTAATAATATAAATAGTATAAATAGTAATGATAAAAAAAATAGAGAAGAATTTATTAAGATTTTTGAATTAAATGATAAGCAAAATATTGAATTAGAATATGAACATTTAAAAGAGTTAGCTGAAAAATCTACAACTTATTTTTATTCACTTGACTCAATATTTAAATTTATTTTTGGTGAAACTTTAAAAAAAAGTTGAACTAGAATGACTAATCCATACAATATGTATCTAGTTAATAAGAAAAATCAAAATGGCTATTTTAATGTTTGGTATGATAAATTTAAAGATTCATATTATTGATTATTTCAACTTATGTCAGAAGAATTAAAAGCATACAAATGTAATAATATTTTAGAAGATTTGACATGTGGAGATTTTAAAAAATACTATGATAAAAATAAAAGTGATGATTCTAATTATTTTAAATTGTACGATAGCCTAAGTTTTAAAGAAAAATTAGATAAGATTTCATTATTTTCCAAAAAGTCAAATCAAGATAATCGATTTGATTTTTCAATTTGTGAAAAGAAAGATCAAAACACAAATGATTACACATTTGACGCTAAAAGATTAAGAGACTTTATTCATTCAGTTAAAGATAAACTCTTGCATGAAAGCTATAATAATAATTGACTTACAGAAGAACAATATAAAAATTATAAAATAGAAACTCGTTGCGAGGAACAAAATAGACTATTGTTTGATGTTGTTATTAAAAAATATTTAGAAGAAAGTAAAAGGAATATTGACATTACTAATTTAAGAAACAAGTTAGAACGTTTAATTTTAATTGAGAGTCAATCTCAATCTTTAAATAGTAGAGAAATAAATAATATACGCAAAATGGAAAATAAAAATTTTCATTGTCCAATATCATGAACTAAAAATGATAAAAATATAATTTACTACGGTGTTCCCGGCACTGGAAAAACACATTGCTCAAAAGAATTAGCTAATTGAATTATTAATAACAAATGAAAAGAACAATATAATTCAAGATTTAACAATAAAATAGAACAATTTGAGAAAGATTACATTGATGAAGATAATCAAGATGAAGATAACCAAATAGAAATAATAACATTTCATCAAAATTATGGATATGAAGACTTTATAGAAGGAATAAAGCCTGTTCTTGTGAATGGTCACAATGAAGATAAATATAGCAAATCTCTAAATAATCAATTTGGAAGTGTGCTACAATTCAAGCTAAAAAAAGGTATTTTAAGAAATATTGTTGATAAGGCAATGAAAAATCATCACAAAAATTATGTTTTAATTATTGATGAAATTAATAGAGGTAATGTATCTCAAATATTTGGAGAATGTTTTACATTAATTGAATCTAGTAAGAGATTAAGAAATGATTGCGATAACATTCAATGTCTTGGTGGCGATAAATGTAAAGGTAAATGAGATGGAAATTGAAAAGTAACTTTACCAACAAGTGAGGAAAAATTCGGAATTCCAGATAACCTTTATATAATAGGAACAATGAATGATAATGATCATTCTATTGCACATTTTGATTTTGCATTTAGAAGACGTTTTGTTTTTGTAGAAAAGAAACCTAGCGAAGATTTTATAAGCAATTATTATGCTAAAGATGTTTTTGTAAAATTAAACAAAGAAATTGAATCTAAATTTTCTTTAAATAAACAAATAGGCCACAGTTATTTTATGAAAGTTAAAAAAAATATAGATAATAAAAAAAGTAAAGAAAAAATAAAAGAAATTTTATCTAAAGAAATTTGGCCACTTCTTAAAAGTGATATTGACTTAAATACCAATGATATTAAAATTATAGAAAAAAATATAAATGAATTTGTAGAAAATTATAATAGTAAATAAAATGTTACCTAATATTAAAATAGAGCAAATAAATATTTGAGAAAATGAGCTAACTAAAACATTAAATAAATTAAAAAAAAATAATGTTGATGTTGATTCTTTAATAAACTATTTGAAAGAAAATACTCTCAACAACTCTATTGATTTAAATAATTATGTAGGTCATATTTGGTTTGATAAAATAGAAATAAATATTTTTCCAAAAATTTTTAATAATATTTATGGTAAAGAAGCGAATTATAAGTTGTTTACTAATATAAAGTATTGATATTTTTATGCACATAATAATGATAAGAATAAAAAAAACTTTTTGAATCATTATGGA
It encodes the following:
- a CDS encoding CinA family protein, which codes for MKTKQTKISKNKTKPKFRKPNFKVVNFEDRNQKKTYKNKGIKERNETFETKSFISCVESFTGGGFAAKIVSKPGASRFFAGGLVTYQNEIKTKLGVDISNGVINRETALAMAKAGNEFFNSKYCFSFTGNAGPKVLDEKPVGEVYIALNKKVWKLNLGGSRTNIIKKAIEFAYKQLQLIQKKEKQNTSFYTLKTNKNNKKPL
- the atpG gene encoding ATP synthase F1 subunit gamma, with the protein product MPKLNRLKARFSQIKNIEKITKVMEMIANAKIPKIKKQFSQAEQFFVNLDSIFQLVINSIENLDLFASKQENKQLFILFTSNLGFCGSFNNLIIKNFQTHYKPGDDIIIFGKRGVVALQKFSQNFLKVYENIEENNFEETLNEFSELIISHILNKTYSRINVCYNKFVNIITSVPSMHQIFPFKKVEKEISNNFIDFEPSSEEILNRLIPFYTKATIHKLFLESKLVEISSRRVAMENASDNATEIIEKLDLQINSSRQTIITQEIIEIIGANLEH
- the gyrA gene encoding DNA gyrase subunit A, coding for MAFFEDDKKKDFDFIEDEEVKVVFNENSEITEENPEEENILQDKDDYIISNQLIEKETDNIIPRVIEEEMRNSFLDYSMSVIISRALPDVRDGLKPVHRRILYTMSDLGITHNSAYKKSARIVGDVLGKYHPHGDSSVYDSMVRMAQPFSLRYPLVDGHGNFGSLDGDEAAAMRYTEARMSKIASLMVDNIKKNTVDFADNYDGSEQEPVVLPARFPNLLVSGVTGIAVGMATKIPPHNLSEVIETFILLAKNNDISDEDLARSLPGPDFPTGADIFGQSGIMQAYLTGRGSFTIRSKAEIERFSSGKSRIIFYEIPYEVKKPTIIEKVAQLVHEKRINGIKDVRDETNRQGIRVVFEIKKGFDPEIILNQLYKDTDLQVSYSMNMLALVKGQPKLLNLKQILWEYFLHQKEITTRALQFDLKNALEKQNILLGVKIAVENIDEVVKIIKSSKSDADAQQKLAERFDLNSIQTKAIVDMRLGRLTSLAVEKLLVELQQIAEQIDYINSILASEEKLVDLIVEQHREVAKNFSDKRRSQISGELSVIVDEDLITRQDVIICLTQNNYVKRINLDEYRTQNRGGKGSSTSSLYKDDELKGIWFANTHTDLLIITSKARIFKLRTHMVPDSSRNAKGTPFINLLPLEKDESVTSLLIWNQDYNSHFLITISAKGIIKKTRLSEYENINKNGKYALKLNEDDSLVKALIASDDSQIIIGSSSGRANRFDLSTVRASGRVAIGIKGIKLDASEHVVGACHSQTGSFVFTVGDLGYGKMTSVDEYRLTSRNSKGVLALNSEKAGKLCFIGTVNGDEQAMILTKKGIAIRIDLETISTSSRVTKGVKIIDIKKGDQIQSVTIISKIE
- a CDS encoding ATP synthase subunit epsilon produces the protein MKPIKIKIFDHNGIFYNQENSIVTLKTPNGYRGIQQGALPVISTLVPSLLYIGGQNDVDRKVFEISDGVLYADANEVQIFVSNIKVVTTSKAMFEQ
- a CDS encoding McrB family protein, whose translation is MNILENQNIAVSSFDIKGKRDNSYFLATLYIIYDKNSLQIEYFYYEVKKAQMILSNNINSINSNDKKNREEFIKIFELNDKQNIELEYEHLKELAEKSTTYFYSLDSIFKFIFGETLKKSWTRMTNPYNMYLVNKKNQNGYFNVWYDKFKDSYYWLFQLMSEELKAYKCNNILEDLTCGDFKKYYDKNKSDDSNYFKLYDSLSFKEKLDKISLFSKKSNQDNRFDFSICEKKDQNTNDYTFDAKRLRDFIHSVKDKLLHESYNNNWLTEEQYKNYKIETRCEEQNRLLFDVVIKKYLEESKRNIDITNLRNKLERLILIESQSQSLNSREINNIRKMENKNFHCPISWTKNDKNIIYYGVPGTGKTHCSKELANWIINNKWKEQYNSRFNNKIEQFEKDYIDEDNQDEDNQIEIITFHQNYGYEDFIEGIKPVLVNGHNEDKYSKSLNNQFGSVLQFKLKKGILRNIVDKAMKNHHKNYVLIIDEINRGNVSQIFGECFTLIESSKRLRNDCDNIQCLGGDKCKGKWDGNWKVTLPTSEEKFGIPDNLYIIGTMNDNDHSIAHFDFAFRRRFVFVEKKPSEDFISNYYAKDVFVKLNKEIESKFSLNKQIGHSYFMKVKKNIDNKKSKEKIKEILSKEIWPLLKSDIDLNTNDIKIIEKNINEFVENYNSK
- the atpD gene encoding F0F1 ATP synthase subunit beta; the encoded protein is MKKNNIGTIIQILGPVIDVEFEENHMPPILSALEILPTEDNPHKVVLEVAQHIGDGVVRTIAMSMTYNLSKGMDVLDTGTQIQVPVGKQVLSRMFNVLGQPIDEGEDTKFELKHPIHAAPPSYLDQKTTSDILVTGIKVVDLLIPFVKGGKIGLFGGAGVGKTVLVQELINNIATQHGGLSVFAGVGERSREGNDLYFEMKAAGVLDKTALVFGQMNEPPGARMRVAFSALTMAEYFRDAQNQDVLLFIDNIFRFTQAGSEVSTLLGRIPSTVGYQPTLATEMGQLQERIASTRAGSITSVQAVYVPADDLTDPAPATTFSHLDAKTVLDRNIAALGIYPAVDPLASSSRILEPSIVGQKHYNVARQVIETLQRFKELQDIIAILGVDELSEKDKKVVARARRIRNFLSQPFFVAEKFSGIAGKFIKLEDTIRSFEALLSGKYDNMPEEAFLYIGSIEEAFEKAKKMGWNETD
- the tig gene encoding trigger factor; translation: MLKREILPKTAELKITVEAGKDLWQKSISKAFEKKAANIQIKGFRKGKVPLEKAKQYIELGSVIELATREALPTLLKEASSNIMDDDHVIDFEPFVQVIESTAETLKINFLFPIYPEIKLSDYKNLETRFESPVVTKEDVKGQIDRLLAARGKHIDVDRAIKNGDLINFNFKGFIDNKPFEGGEAEDFDLKIGSKSFIEGFEDQLIGLKKGESKSIDVVFPADYHIPAYASQPAVFKVKINNVKENQPAKLTNDFVAELKIDNVTTISQLESYLEDLTKREKMEIARSTFQKNAFAEILKSVEIPISNKLLDREMSRIYDSFNETLKSQGFTIDEYLKITKFTNKDIFEQVNQQATLSLQTSFVFAEIAKRESLAVLDKELDEELQRFGLITGKEADELKTNPTALQHLQMNITNRKVLDKLIEWNSNSSSKSKDKKVIKETFNKKDEKETIKTKSSIKSKK